From a region of the Chloroflexota bacterium genome:
- a CDS encoding Rrf2 family transcriptional regulator — protein MKLSMRSDYGVRAVIDLARRFGEGPVQSAEIAAREAIPEAYLEQLLTSLRKAGLVRSSRGPRGGHELARDPQAVAVGEIIAALEGPLLSLDCLGEPDGDRSSTASITRELWESVAGAANQILDTTSVADLVERQRSREQRVMYYI, from the coding sequence GTGAAGCTTTCGATGCGCAGCGACTACGGCGTGCGCGCGGTCATCGACCTGGCGCGGCGTTTTGGCGAGGGGCCGGTGCAGAGCGCGGAGATCGCGGCGCGCGAGGCCATTCCCGAGGCGTATCTCGAACAACTGCTGACCTCGTTGCGGAAGGCCGGGCTGGTCCGCAGCAGCCGGGGGCCGCGCGGCGGCCACGAGCTTGCGCGCGACCCGCAGGCCGTGGCCGTGGGCGAGATCATCGCCGCGCTCGAAGGGCCGCTCCTCTCGCTGGACTGTCTGGGCGAGCCGGACGGCGACCGCTCCTCGACAGCCTCCATCACGCGCGAGCTGTGGGAGTCGGTGGCAGGCGCAGCCAACCAGATTCTGGATACCACCTCGGTGGCTGATCTGGTGGAGCGGCAGCGAAGCCGCGAACAGCGCGTCATGTACTACATCTAG
- a CDS encoding MmcQ/YjbR family DNA-binding protein, translated as MVTADDAREMALSFPGTEERSHFGAADFRVRGKIYATLPSADRLVVWIDPNDQSTLLSTFPTTFEKAAGSWGLRGWTNVRLGLVDPDMLLDLLIESWRRQAGKRAVEAFEDERRRQASLAEPAH; from the coding sequence ATGGTGACTGCTGACGATGCCCGGGAGATGGCGCTTAGCTTCCCTGGCACGGAGGAGCGCAGTCACTTCGGCGCCGCCGACTTCCGCGTGCGCGGCAAGATCTACGCGACGCTCCCCAGCGCCGACCGGCTGGTCGTGTGGATCGACCCGAACGACCAGTCCACGTTGCTCTCGACCTTCCCGACGACGTTCGAGAAGGCGGCCGGCTCCTGGGGGCTGCGCGGCTGGACGAACGTCCGGCTCGGGTTGGTGGACCCGGATATGCTGCTCGATCTGCTGATCGAGAGCTGGCGGCGACAGGCCGGCAAGCGGGCTGTCGAGGCGTTCGAGGACGAGCGGCGACGGCAGGCCAGCCTCGCCGAGCCGGCCCACTGA
- a CDS encoding ArsA family ATPase: MRIILYTGKGGVGKTSVSAATAARAAQQGYRTIVMSTDLAHSLADSLDVPLGPEPKLIAPNLWAQETDVYHNLRTHWGRIQEWLRSLLAWRQVDDIVADEVSVLPGMEELANLLWINRHRESGDYDVIVVDCAPTGETLRLLSFPEIGRWWVEKIMPIQRAAVGVMRPIVRATTGMPMPTDDVYDTVQELFGQLDRLNKMLTDPELTSVRLVTNPEKMVIREAQRTWSYFNLFGYPSDLIVLNRIIPDTVADSYFADWKQTQSRHRAMVEERFAPVPIKELPLFRDEVVGLERLNEMGEALFGRDDPASVFFRGRTQTIERTAQGYVLNLPLPFVQKGEVNLVHMGDELMVQVGQHRRSLILPRTLVGLQTRGASFENETLRIRFERAS; this comes from the coding sequence ATGCGGATCATCCTCTACACCGGCAAGGGCGGCGTTGGGAAGACCTCGGTATCGGCGGCCACGGCGGCCCGGGCTGCCCAACAAGGCTACCGCACCATCGTGATGAGCACGGATCTCGCGCACAGCCTCGCTGACAGCCTGGACGTGCCGCTCGGCCCCGAGCCGAAGCTGATCGCGCCGAACCTGTGGGCGCAGGAGACGGACGTCTACCACAACCTCCGCACGCACTGGGGGCGCATTCAGGAGTGGCTGCGCTCGCTGCTGGCCTGGCGGCAGGTCGATGACATCGTCGCGGACGAGGTCAGCGTCTTGCCGGGCATGGAGGAGCTGGCGAACCTGCTCTGGATCAACCGTCACCGTGAGAGCGGCGACTACGACGTCATCGTGGTGGACTGCGCGCCGACCGGCGAGACGCTCCGCCTGCTGAGCTTCCCGGAGATCGGCCGCTGGTGGGTCGAGAAGATCATGCCGATCCAGCGGGCTGCCGTCGGGGTGATGCGGCCCATCGTCCGGGCCACCACCGGCATGCCGATGCCCACGGACGATGTGTACGACACCGTACAGGAGCTGTTCGGCCAGCTTGACCGGCTCAACAAGATGCTGACCGATCCCGAACTGACCTCCGTGCGGCTGGTCACCAACCCCGAGAAGATGGTGATCCGCGAGGCGCAGCGGACCTGGAGCTACTTCAACCTGTTCGGCTACCCGAGCGACCTGATCGTGCTGAATCGGATCATTCCGGACACGGTCGCGGACAGCTACTTTGCGGACTGGAAGCAGACCCAGTCTCGCCACCGCGCGATGGTCGAGGAGCGGTTCGCGCCGGTCCCGATCAAGGAGCTGCCGCTCTTCCGCGACGAGGTCGTCGGCTTGGAGCGCCTGAACGAGATGGGCGAGGCGCTGTTCGGCCGTGACGACCCGGCGTCGGTCTTCTTCCGGGGCCGCACGCAGACCATCGAGCGGACCGCCCAGGGGTACGTGCTGAATCTGCCGCTGCCGTTCGTGCAGAAGGGCGAGGTCAACCTCGTGCACATGGGCGACGAGCTGATGGTGCAGGTCGGGCAGCACCGGCGCAGCCTGATCCTGCCGCGGACGCTGGTCGGGTTGCAGACGCGCGGCGCAAGCTTCGAGAACGAGACGCTGCGGATCAGGTTCGAGCGCGCCTCCTGA
- a CDS encoding ABC transporter substrate-binding protein, which translates to MPLLLGGAAGLAALTACQPARLVRRDPSRRLVLRMNIYGTAPYAPLLQMRERRLLEDAIPGMWVEWKVIPPAEAVNEALRDGGIDIACGPPTAFYLAREADLPVRVLGGVSAVPCAVVGRPGLRSLGSIKPRDRIAVPEESSLETAVLQLAALRELGDARALDGNLVYRPHSEALPALKQGKEFAAHVGVTPFLELELEGTGPERLVDGRDLFGGLPSTAIVYALPALRERAGPLVDAFTEMLTEGARLAAADPVGAARLLSETEDLRIAPERLGALLERSGWQPGARPRGITRIAELWQLTGRLRQTPTSWSELAFDGVVGS; encoded by the coding sequence TTGCCGCTGCTGCTCGGCGGGGCGGCCGGCCTCGCGGCGCTCACGGCCTGCCAGCCGGCCCGGCTCGTGCGGCGCGATCCATCCCGCAGGCTGGTGCTGCGGATGAACATCTACGGCACCGCGCCGTATGCGCCGCTGCTCCAGATGCGTGAGCGTCGCCTGCTCGAAGACGCCATCCCGGGCATGTGGGTCGAGTGGAAGGTGATCCCACCGGCCGAGGCCGTCAACGAAGCCCTGCGAGACGGCGGCATCGACATTGCCTGCGGGCCGCCGACGGCCTTCTATCTGGCCCGTGAGGCCGACCTTCCCGTCCGGGTGCTGGGCGGCGTGTCGGCGGTGCCGTGCGCCGTGGTCGGGCGGCCGGGGCTGCGGTCGCTGGGCTCGATCAAGCCACGCGACCGGATCGCGGTGCCCGAAGAGTCGAGTCTGGAGACGGCCGTCCTGCAGCTGGCGGCCCTGCGCGAGCTTGGCGACGCCCGGGCGCTCGACGGCAACCTGGTCTACCGTCCCCACTCGGAGGCCTTGCCGGCCCTCAAGCAGGGGAAGGAGTTCGCGGCGCACGTCGGGGTGACGCCGTTTCTGGAGCTGGAGCTCGAGGGGACTGGCCCCGAGCGGTTGGTCGACGGTCGCGACCTGTTCGGCGGGCTGCCCTCGACGGCGATCGTCTACGCGTTGCCGGCGCTCAGGGAGCGGGCTGGTCCCCTGGTCGATGCGTTCACCGAGATGCTGACGGAAGGGGCGCGGCTGGCCGCCGCCGATCCTGTCGGCGCCGCCCGGCTGCTCTCCGAGACCGAGGACTTGCGGATCGCGCCCGAACGGCTCGGGGCGCTGCTGGAGCGCTCGGGCTGGCAGCCCGGCGCGCGGCCGCGTGGCATCACCCGGATCGCCGAGCTGTGGCAGCTGACCGGTCGGCTGCGCCAGACCCCAACCAGCTGGTCGGAGCTGGCCTTCGACGGCGTTGTCGGCAGCTAG
- a CDS encoding DUF126 domain-containing protein: MTQDGEIVLRGHPGIGPRVEGEALVSHQGFSARYDLNRKTGVFSREAHDLYGQSIVGKVLVHTTAKGGVATAWALLDMRAQGTAPLGIIFQTANPIMAQGAALAELPLMDRLDPDPLSVIESGDWLVVDPPAGEVRVRKRKG; the protein is encoded by the coding sequence ATGACGCAGGATGGGGAGATCGTGCTGCGCGGGCACCCGGGCATCGGGCCGCGCGTCGAGGGCGAGGCGCTGGTCTCGCACCAGGGCTTCAGCGCCCGCTACGACCTCAATCGCAAAACGGGGGTCTTCTCGCGCGAGGCCCACGACCTGTACGGCCAGAGCATCGTCGGGAAGGTGCTCGTCCACACGACGGCAAAGGGCGGCGTGGCGACAGCCTGGGCGCTGCTCGACATGCGCGCGCAGGGCACGGCCCCGCTGGGGATCATCTTCCAGACGGCGAACCCGATCATGGCGCAGGGGGCGGCGTTGGCCGAGCTGCCGTTGATGGACCGGCTGGACCCGGACCCGTTGAGCGTCATCGAGAGCGGCGACTGGCTGGTGGTCGATCCGCCGGCCGGCGAGGTCCGCGTCCGGAAGCGCAAGGGGTAG